From the Paludisphaera mucosa genome, one window contains:
- a CDS encoding CRISPR-associated endonuclease Cas3'' → MKPTSIPTHFAHTLEGEGMECWQPLMDHLERVAKLVETHATAFDSSAWGKLAGHLHDLGKYAADFQSYLRNSAGDPLVIDASVLDGVPKRVDHSTAGAVRVLELARNVGRMAGDGELRAVEAALAMVIAGHHSGLPAKSMFESKRLTACEKQARLDEARLGGQPEIDALLALELPEAPAMLGREPVGGWPDTRFKKRELSLRCELWTRMLFSALIDADRLDTERFMNPGRAQARVASMARDGILGMLSGRVDRYLEYVAQTARARAAQPPEEACPRAESVLRLRADVLAACLRAAERHAGRHSLTVPTGGGKTLAALAFALRHAIRRKLRRVIVVIPFTSIIDQTAAVYRDAFGELAGEALVEHHSNLDPSTETYENRLASENWDAPVIVTTSVQFFESLFSARGTAARKLHNIAQSIVVFDEVQALPHHLRTPIFDVLNRLIDDYGVSALFCTATQPALDLATTNRQEFPHLPDVREVVDDVPAAFEAVKGRVVADFTRALEPTSWEDLAVDVTADDRVLTIVQRRDDARDLWRLMPAGTFHLSALMCPAHRRLVLKEIAAALADPGRACRVVSTTLVEAGVDLDFPVVYRALGGVDALAQAAGRCNRSGLLTDDQGRARPGRLLVFQPCIDPPPGLRLGAVTTSSLLKESGIDLFDPCTYERYFRRYFGNVDPDSMNVMPTRIERDFPEIEARFRMIDDQDQASVVVPYGEAIDRIEAYRADPSRWTLRALQPFIVNIPRRRLDSLAGQGVIETIHGQVKWISPAGPKQYHESLGLLDDEIAAIEPGHLIT, encoded by the coding sequence ATGAAGCCCACGTCGATCCCCACCCACTTCGCCCATACCCTCGAAGGCGAAGGCATGGAATGCTGGCAACCTTTGATGGATCATCTCGAGCGGGTGGCAAAGCTAGTCGAGACGCACGCCACCGCCTTCGATTCCTCTGCTTGGGGGAAGCTAGCCGGCCACCTGCACGATCTCGGCAAGTACGCGGCCGACTTCCAGTCGTACCTCAGGAACTCTGCGGGCGACCCCCTCGTGATCGACGCGTCCGTTCTGGACGGTGTTCCGAAGCGTGTGGACCACTCCACGGCCGGCGCCGTCCGCGTCCTGGAGCTGGCTCGAAATGTCGGTCGGATGGCAGGCGACGGCGAACTACGGGCGGTCGAGGCGGCTTTGGCGATGGTCATCGCGGGCCACCACTCGGGGTTGCCGGCGAAGTCGATGTTCGAATCCAAGCGACTCACAGCGTGCGAGAAGCAGGCCCGCCTCGATGAGGCACGTCTCGGAGGTCAGCCCGAGATCGATGCATTGCTCGCCCTGGAACTGCCCGAGGCGCCCGCGATGCTCGGTCGTGAGCCGGTCGGGGGGTGGCCCGATACGCGCTTCAAGAAACGTGAGCTGAGCCTGCGGTGCGAACTGTGGACCCGCATGCTCTTCTCGGCCTTGATCGACGCCGATCGTCTGGACACCGAGCGTTTCATGAACCCCGGGCGCGCCCAGGCTCGAGTGGCGTCGATGGCAAGGGACGGTATCCTGGGGATGCTGAGCGGACGGGTTGATAGGTACCTGGAATATGTGGCTCAGACGGCGCGGGCTCGGGCGGCCCAGCCTCCTGAGGAGGCGTGTCCCCGCGCCGAGTCTGTCCTACGGCTGCGGGCCGATGTGCTGGCCGCCTGCCTCCGCGCGGCGGAAAGGCACGCGGGGCGACATTCGCTGACCGTCCCGACCGGCGGGGGCAAGACCTTGGCGGCCTTGGCCTTCGCCCTGCGGCACGCGATCCGCCGGAAGCTGCGACGAGTGATCGTCGTCATCCCCTTCACGAGCATCATCGATCAGACGGCCGCCGTCTATCGCGATGCATTCGGCGAACTGGCCGGGGAAGCCTTGGTAGAGCACCACAGCAACCTCGACCCTTCGACCGAGACATACGAAAATCGCCTGGCCTCGGAGAACTGGGACGCCCCGGTGATCGTGACGACCAGCGTCCAGTTCTTCGAGAGCCTCTTCTCGGCCCGCGGAACCGCCGCGCGCAAGCTGCACAACATCGCCCAGAGCATCGTCGTCTTCGACGAGGTCCAGGCGCTGCCGCACCACTTACGGACGCCGATCTTCGACGTCCTGAATCGCCTCATCGACGACTACGGCGTCTCGGCCTTGTTCTGCACGGCGACCCAGCCGGCACTGGACCTGGCCACGACGAATCGGCAGGAATTCCCGCACCTCCCCGACGTCCGCGAAGTCGTCGACGACGTACCGGCCGCCTTCGAAGCCGTCAAAGGACGGGTCGTCGCGGACTTCACACGCGCCCTCGAGCCGACGTCGTGGGAGGACCTGGCCGTCGACGTGACGGCCGACGATCGCGTCCTGACGATCGTCCAGCGTCGGGATGATGCACGCGACCTGTGGCGACTAATGCCGGCGGGAACGTTCCACCTGTCGGCTTTGATGTGCCCGGCCCATCGCCGCCTTGTCCTGAAGGAGATCGCCGCCGCCCTGGCCGACCCGGGTCGAGCATGCCGGGTCGTCAGCACCACCCTCGTCGAAGCGGGCGTCGACCTAGACTTCCCGGTCGTCTACCGGGCCTTGGGCGGCGTAGACGCTCTGGCCCAGGCCGCCGGCCGCTGCAATCGGTCGGGGCTCTTGACCGACGATCAGGGGCGCGCCCGGCCGGGCCGGCTGCTCGTCTTCCAACCGTGCATAGATCCCCCCCCGGGCCTGAGGCTCGGGGCGGTCACGACCTCGAGTCTACTCAAGGAATCCGGCATCGACCTCTTCGATCCCTGTACCTATGAGCGTTACTTCCGTCGCTACTTCGGGAACGTCGATCCCGACTCCATGAACGTGATGCCTACTCGTATCGAACGCGACTTCCCCGAGATAGAGGCGCGGTTTCGCATGATCGACGACCAAGACCAGGCGTCGGTGGTCGTCCCATACGGTGAGGCCATCGACAGGATCGAAGCGTACCGAGCCGATCCGAGCCGTTGGACGCTCCGCGCGCTGCAGCCCTTCATCGTCAATATCCCGAGGCGACGGCTCGACTCGCTCGCCGGTCAAGGCGTGATCGAGACGATCCACGGACAGGTCAAGTGGATCTCCCCGGCCGGGCCTAAGCAGTATCACGAGAGCCTCGGGCTCCTGGACGACGAGATCGCGGCCATTGAACCCGGCCATCTCATCACTTAG
- a CDS encoding sigma factor-like helix-turn-helix DNA-binding protein, with the protein MWVHVDRLKPRHRDVIRLRFGCGLGPAAIAVALGLPSEKSARDLTSRALHELRTMLDATPASRRSRRIVDLDCPRVVG; encoded by the coding sequence ATGTGGGTCCACGTCGACCGTCTAAAGCCACGGCATCGCGACGTGATCCGGCTCCGCTTCGGCTGCGGTCTCGGCCCGGCCGCGATCGCTGTGGCGCTCGGCCTTCCCTCGGAGAAGTCGGCGAGGGACTTGACGTCTCGAGCATTGCACGAGCTGCGTACGATGCTCGACGCAACGCCCGCCTCGAGACGGTCGCGACGCATCGTCGACCTCGATTGTCCGCGTGTCGTGGGTTGA
- the cas5c gene encoding type I-C CRISPR-associated protein Cas5c: MKRSDATYRVRVRGEWACFTRPELRTERVTYHVMTPSAARGAVEAVLWKPAIRWRVHRIAVLSPIKFASVKRNEVKHVVPVKNARAMMRGEDVADYFADDDRAQRNALVLRDVDYHVDVSFSMTDRAGPGDNPLKFDEMFRRRLERGQYHMAPYLGCREFPAIVESGRDDDPSPIAVDMDLGRMLLDVDYGRPNRPVYFDARMKQGVIEVEPIKRREDGAEVA; the protein is encoded by the coding sequence ATGAAAAGGAGCGACGCGACCTACCGCGTCCGCGTCCGGGGAGAGTGGGCCTGCTTCACACGGCCCGAGCTCAGGACCGAACGGGTTACGTATCACGTCATGACCCCCTCCGCGGCTCGGGGGGCCGTCGAGGCCGTCCTGTGGAAGCCGGCGATCCGCTGGCGTGTGCATCGAATCGCCGTGTTGAGTCCGATCAAGTTCGCATCGGTGAAGCGCAACGAGGTCAAGCACGTCGTCCCCGTGAAGAACGCCCGCGCGATGATGCGGGGAGAGGACGTGGCCGACTACTTCGCCGACGACGACCGGGCCCAGCGCAACGCCCTGGTCCTCCGCGACGTGGATTACCACGTCGACGTTTCGTTTTCCATGACCGACCGAGCGGGGCCGGGCGACAACCCGTTGAAGTTCGACGAGATGTTCCGCCGCCGCCTGGAGCGTGGCCAATACCACATGGCCCCGTACCTCGGCTGCCGGGAGTTCCCGGCGATCGTCGAGTCGGGCCGCGACGACGATCCCTCCCCGATCGCCGTCGACATGGACCTCGGCCGAATGCTGCTGGACGTCGATTACGGCCGCCCCAACCGTCCCGTCTACTTCGACGCCCGGATGAAGCAGGGCGTCATCGAGGTCGAGCCCATCAAACGTCGCGAAGACGGTGCGGAGGTCGCATGA
- the cas8c gene encoding type I-C CRISPR-associated protein Cas8c/Csd1, producing the protein MILKELADLARREGLLEDPDYEPKPVRWTIDIGLGGKFLDAPETQGPMDAKGKTRPKVFQVPRTRPRTSGSAANFMVDKPEYVLGFDPDENPKKHGKLAGHRSLFREYVEEGLAFASEDPGMSALLCFLRDDVAVGQAIAKLRGPAVSNDLIAFRYIAGGENNLIHHRDAVRTAWKAMRNPSERTNKSLPACLVCGLAAAPVDVHPQIKRIPGGTTSGIALVSANSSAFDSLGLSITDGAPVCRPCSEAYGTALNRLFHPAYTTPKGETLSRRTFRLSDDTAVVYWASGADEHKFVDEFGDLDFVDPAKAGSLFEAVLKGEGALLRDATPFHALIISGGQGRAILRSYFQSTVGDVATRLREYFDDVEIVRRFENTSRWPALSWLVRSLAQQGKFENVDADLARRVFLAILDGNPFPPTVLAAAVRRIRAEREDPKRGKQKHSRERLALVRATLNRRYRNDDPRIKSLISKEVSVMLDPECNNNAYCLGRLLAVLEKLQGDAIGTSGASIVDRFYGAASATPAVVFATLLRKAQHHQAKLAGAFYPRLIQEILDLLPAEAFPSTLTLEEQGLFALGYYHEKADLWRSKPKPEVVAATTE; encoded by the coding sequence ATGATCCTCAAGGAATTGGCCGACCTCGCCCGCCGCGAAGGGCTTCTCGAAGATCCTGACTACGAGCCCAAGCCGGTGCGTTGGACCATCGATATCGGCCTCGGCGGCAAGTTTCTGGACGCTCCTGAAACCCAGGGGCCCATGGACGCGAAGGGCAAGACCCGTCCGAAAGTGTTCCAGGTGCCCCGGACCCGGCCGCGCACCAGCGGATCCGCCGCGAACTTCATGGTCGACAAGCCCGAGTACGTGCTGGGCTTCGACCCAGATGAGAACCCGAAGAAGCACGGCAAGCTCGCCGGGCATCGCTCGTTGTTCCGCGAGTACGTCGAGGAAGGTCTCGCCTTCGCATCCGAGGATCCCGGGATGTCGGCCCTCCTCTGCTTTCTCCGCGACGACGTCGCGGTCGGCCAGGCCATCGCCAAGCTGCGGGGACCTGCCGTCTCGAACGACCTGATCGCCTTCCGTTACATCGCCGGCGGGGAGAACAACCTGATTCATCACCGCGACGCCGTGCGGACGGCCTGGAAGGCCATGAGGAACCCGTCCGAGCGGACGAACAAAAGCCTGCCCGCATGCCTCGTCTGCGGCTTGGCCGCGGCTCCGGTCGACGTCCATCCTCAGATCAAGCGCATCCCGGGAGGTACCACCTCGGGGATCGCCCTGGTTTCGGCCAACTCCTCGGCTTTCGACTCGCTCGGCCTGTCGATCACGGATGGAGCCCCGGTCTGCCGGCCCTGCTCGGAAGCTTACGGGACGGCGCTCAACCGCTTGTTCCACCCCGCCTACACCACGCCCAAAGGCGAGACGCTCTCCCGACGCACCTTCCGACTCTCGGACGACACGGCCGTCGTCTATTGGGCCTCGGGGGCGGATGAGCACAAGTTCGTGGACGAATTCGGCGACCTCGACTTCGTCGACCCGGCGAAGGCCGGGTCGCTGTTCGAGGCCGTGCTCAAGGGTGAAGGCGCCTTGCTGCGGGATGCCACGCCGTTCCACGCGCTCATAATCTCCGGCGGCCAGGGACGGGCCATCCTACGCAGCTACTTCCAATCCACCGTGGGAGACGTCGCCACGAGGCTCCGCGAGTATTTCGACGACGTCGAGATCGTCCGCAGATTCGAGAACACTTCTCGATGGCCGGCCCTATCCTGGCTCGTCCGGTCCCTGGCCCAGCAGGGGAAATTTGAGAACGTGGACGCGGACCTCGCCCGCCGCGTCTTCCTGGCGATCTTGGATGGGAATCCCTTCCCGCCCACCGTCCTCGCCGCCGCGGTGCGTCGCATCCGGGCGGAGAGGGAGGACCCCAAAAGAGGGAAGCAGAAGCACTCGCGCGAGCGGCTCGCCCTCGTCCGCGCCACGCTGAACCGCCGGTATAGAAACGACGATCCGCGAATCAAGTCCCTGATCTCGAAAGAGGTGTCCGTCATGCTCGACCCGGAATGCAACAACAACGCTTACTGCCTGGGCCGACTGCTCGCCGTCCTGGAGAAGCTCCAGGGGGACGCAATCGGCACGTCGGGCGCGTCGATCGTCGATCGATTCTACGGCGCGGCCTCCGCCACGCCGGCGGTCGTCTTCGCCACCTTGCTCCGCAAGGCCCAGCATCACCAGGCCAAGCTCGCAGGCGCGTTCTACCCGAGGCTCATCCAGGAGATCCTGGACCTCCTGCCGGCCGAAGCCTTTCCGTCCACGCTGACGCTGGAGGAGCAGGGACTTTTCGCCCTGGGTTATTACCACGAGAAGGCCGACCTCTGGCGCTCGAAGCCGAAGCCGGAAGTCGTCGCCGCGACGACTGAGTGA
- a CDS encoding type I CRISPR-associated protein Cas7 — protein sequence MPSETTSQPVDKRYEFVLFFDVQDGNPNGDPDAGNAPRIDPETGQGLVTDVCLKRKVRNFVQLTQTEGDGNEMKPKEGHEIYVKERGILALQQKRAYTELKLQPDGLTTTAKTARAWMCRTFYDVRAFGAVMSTGKAGDEDAETKAGKKEPGAKKNAPSVQKLWNCGQVRGPIQLSFSRSIEPILALEHAITRVALTNAGDTSRGQEVASDGEEASSGQFGRKMTVPYGLYRAQGFVSPFLARDTGFSKADLELLWQALAGMFEHDRSASRGVMAARSLIVFEHASALGDHPAHRLFDLVSCTRREAGSKKPARSFADYKIEVAPSPTNGVTIHERI from the coding sequence ATGCCGAGCGAGACGACCAGCCAACCCGTCGACAAGCGATACGAGTTCGTCTTGTTCTTCGACGTCCAGGACGGGAACCCCAACGGCGATCCCGACGCCGGCAATGCGCCGCGGATCGACCCCGAGACCGGCCAGGGGCTGGTCACTGACGTCTGTCTGAAGCGCAAGGTCCGCAACTTCGTCCAACTCACCCAGACCGAGGGGGACGGGAACGAGATGAAGCCCAAGGAGGGTCACGAGATCTACGTCAAGGAGCGAGGCATCCTGGCCCTCCAGCAGAAAAGGGCCTATACGGAGCTAAAACTCCAGCCCGATGGCCTGACTACAACCGCGAAGACCGCACGCGCCTGGATGTGCAGGACGTTCTACGACGTGCGCGCCTTCGGGGCCGTCATGAGCACCGGCAAGGCCGGCGACGAGGACGCCGAGACCAAGGCCGGCAAGAAGGAGCCGGGAGCGAAGAAGAACGCTCCGAGCGTCCAGAAGCTCTGGAACTGCGGCCAGGTCCGCGGGCCGATCCAGCTCTCGTTCTCGCGGTCGATCGAGCCGATCCTGGCGCTCGAGCACGCGATCACGCGTGTCGCCCTGACCAACGCCGGCGACACCTCGCGCGGCCAGGAGGTCGCCAGCGATGGCGAGGAGGCAAGCAGCGGCCAGTTCGGCCGCAAGATGACCGTCCCCTACGGCCTATATCGGGCCCAAGGATTCGTCTCCCCGTTCCTGGCCCGCGACACCGGCTTCTCCAAGGCCGACCTCGAACTGCTCTGGCAGGCGCTCGCCGGCATGTTCGAGCATGACCGATCGGCCTCGCGCGGCGTCATGGCGGCGCGGTCGCTGATCGTCTTCGAGCATGCCTCGGCCCTCGGCGACCACCCGGCGCACCGGCTCTTCGACCTCGTCTCCTGCACTCGCCGCGAGGCGGGATCGAAGAAGCCGGCCAGGTCGTTCGCCGACTACAAGATCGAGGTGGCCCCTTCTCCGACCAATGGCGTGACCATTCACGAGCGGATCTGA
- the cas4 gene encoding CRISPR-associated protein Cas4 yields the protein MEVDDLLPLSGLQHLIFCERQFALIHVEQLWAENALTISGGQLHERVDVPGVTSGAAVRTARALPLRSDRPGLGGKADVVEFHREKMGDGWIVWRPFPVEYKRGRPKTRGADEVQLCAQALCLEDMLGLDVPRGALFYGETRRRKEVEFTPSLRSRVEAAALRGRELFDARITPRAARHKGCDRCSLLDLCLPGVTGAPPETTARTRYAELPEDAP from the coding sequence GTGGAGGTCGACGATCTGCTGCCCCTATCGGGGTTGCAACACCTGATCTTCTGCGAGAGACAATTCGCCCTGATCCACGTCGAGCAGCTCTGGGCGGAGAACGCGCTCACGATCTCCGGCGGCCAGCTCCACGAGCGGGTCGACGTGCCGGGCGTCACCTCGGGCGCCGCCGTGCGAACGGCCCGCGCCCTCCCGCTCCGCTCGGATCGCCCGGGCCTGGGCGGCAAGGCAGACGTGGTCGAATTCCACCGCGAGAAGATGGGCGACGGGTGGATAGTCTGGCGCCCCTTCCCCGTGGAGTACAAGCGCGGTCGGCCCAAGACTCGCGGGGCTGACGAGGTCCAGCTCTGCGCCCAGGCGCTCTGCCTGGAAGATATGCTCGGCCTGGACGTACCGCGCGGAGCCCTCTTCTACGGGGAGACGCGCCGCCGCAAGGAGGTCGAGTTCACGCCTTCGCTCCGCTCGCGCGTCGAGGCGGCCGCACTCCGTGGCCGCGAGCTTTTCGATGCTCGGATCACCCCCCGTGCCGCCCGACACAAGGGCTGCGACCGTTGCTCGCTCCTGGATCTCTGCCTGCCGGGGGTCACGGGTGCGCCGCCCGAGACGACGGCCCGGACGCGATACGCCGAACTTCCGGAGGACGCGCCTTGA
- the cas1c gene encoding type I-C CRISPR-associated endonuclease Cas1c — MSSYHNTLYVTTPGAYLAKDHENVAVRVEHQTRMSVPMHHLGGVVCFGPVSASPELMAACMERGIGFSYLDVNGRFLARVEGPASGNVLLRRRQYRLADDPEAAAALARSFVFGKVSNSRAMLVRSARERPEAPPGLLEGAARLAGRLVDLGRQPMTTDEARGHEGEAAAGYFAAFDAMIRSTDPAFRFTLRSRRPPMDPVNALLSFVYALVRHDCTSALAAVGLDPGVGYLHVDRPGRPSLALDLMEEFRPALADRLVLALINRSQVSPGGFVRDEAGGVLMDADTRRTVLIAYQERKQVALTHPITGEATTFAVVPHIQARLLARTIRGELERYQPFLVR, encoded by the coding sequence TTGAGCAGCTATCACAACACGCTCTACGTGACCACGCCGGGCGCCTACCTCGCCAAGGACCACGAGAACGTCGCGGTGCGGGTGGAGCACCAGACCAGGATGTCGGTCCCCATGCACCATCTCGGGGGCGTGGTCTGTTTCGGGCCCGTGTCGGCCAGCCCCGAGCTGATGGCCGCCTGCATGGAGCGCGGCATCGGCTTCTCTTACCTCGACGTCAACGGCCGCTTCCTCGCCCGCGTCGAGGGGCCGGCTTCGGGCAACGTGTTGCTCCGACGTCGACAGTATCGCCTGGCCGACGATCCCGAAGCGGCGGCGGCCCTGGCTCGTTCCTTCGTCTTCGGAAAGGTCTCCAACTCCCGCGCCATGCTCGTACGCTCGGCCCGCGAACGACCCGAGGCGCCCCCCGGCCTGCTCGAAGGTGCGGCACGGCTGGCCGGGCGACTCGTCGACCTCGGCCGCCAGCCCATGACGACGGATGAGGCGCGGGGTCATGAGGGCGAGGCGGCCGCGGGCTACTTTGCGGCGTTCGACGCGATGATCCGCTCGACCGACCCCGCATTCCGCTTCACACTCCGTTCTCGCCGCCCGCCGATGGATCCTGTCAACGCCCTCCTCTCGTTCGTCTACGCGCTGGTCCGGCACGATTGCACCTCGGCGTTGGCCGCAGTGGGCCTGGATCCCGGCGTTGGCTACCTGCACGTCGATCGTCCCGGAAGGCCTTCGCTGGCGTTAGACCTGATGGAGGAGTTTAGGCCGGCCCTGGCCGACCGGCTCGTCCTGGCGCTGATCAACCGCAGCCAGGTCTCGCCGGGAGGGTTCGTCCGCGACGAGGCGGGCGGCGTCTTGATGGACGCGGACACGAGGCGTACGGTGCTGATCGCCTACCAGGAGCGCAAACAGGTGGCGTTGACGCATCCGATCACCGGCGAGGCGACGACCTTCGCGGTGGTGCCGCACATCCAGGCCCGTCTCCTGGCCAGGACGATCCGCGGCGAGCTTGAGCGATACCAGCCCTTCCTGGTCCGATGA
- the cas2 gene encoding CRISPR-associated endonuclease Cas2: MHILVCYDVSTITPDGRRRLRKVARLCKDYGQRVQQSVFECNVGDVQWATLRPALLSEFNPAEDSLRFYRLGEDPSRRAEHHGVKPSVDFEGPLIA, translated from the coding sequence ATGCACATCCTGGTCTGCTACGACGTCTCGACCATCACGCCCGATGGTCGACGACGGCTTCGGAAGGTCGCCCGCCTCTGCAAGGATTACGGCCAGCGAGTCCAGCAGAGCGTCTTCGAATGCAACGTCGGCGACGTCCAGTGGGCGACCCTTCGCCCGGCCTTGCTGTCGGAATTCAACCCGGCCGAGGACAGTCTGAGGTTCTACCGATTAGGCGAGGACCCGTCCCGCCGGGCCGAGCACCACGGCGTCAAACCTTCTGTCGACTTCGAGGGGCCGCTGATCGCATGA